In the Rhinopithecus roxellana isolate Shanxi Qingling chromosome 16, ASM756505v1, whole genome shotgun sequence genome, CTCTAAGTTTAAAACTATTGCTCTAATACAATACTTAAATTTTACGATAAATTAAGTGCCACAAAGAGTGAAATGACTTGCCTTCAATCATAGAGTTAATATGTCAGAGCTAGGACAAGGACACAGACCTTCCAGAGCTACCTAGACCAGTGTTCTTTTAGTCTACCAAACTATGGCCCACATCCTTCCTGATTCTTGGCATGGCCCATCTTAGTCACTCCTAGTTTTGAGGTAGATGATTACCCATCTCTTTGTGTCTATTATGTTGTATGGTATACTTTAAATTTAACTTGCGCAAACTCAGTAGTCAGTTGGACTGCCTTAGGTACCAGATGTCTCTTTGGAGCCATAAAATCAATTTGTTTTGGGAAGAAGGAGAGCATTTAGTTCAGGTAATGTGTTAAATTAGCAGTTCGAATACATTTATGTCATTACCAACACTTCACAGTGTGAAAGACTTAGAATTGAAATGCCTATTCAGGAAATGTAGTCAGCCACTTATAAAACTAAATTGTTTTATTCCCTGTTTACATATTCTACACTGTGTGTTTCAGTGTAACAAACCTAATTTAATGACATCAAGCAGTCTGACCAAAAGGttattgttctgattttttttcttatcttaatCAGAAAGTAAACATGTTCTTGGCAGAGGCAATAGTTTTCAGTTACACCATCTTAGCTGTTCTCCTCTCTGGGCAAGAGAAGAGGGAATAATATAATGTCTTCAAAAACTGAGAGtagaattttttgtgtgtgtctttctaGCTGGACAGCACATTGGCTAATGATTTTGCCCATGTTTGACAGTACCACCATATTTTCCTTCCATACTTAGAAATGGCTGGAGCTTTTGTGGCAGTGTTTTTACTAGCAATGTTCTATGAAGGACTCAAGATAGCCCGAGAGAGCCTGCTGCGTAAGTCACAAGTCAGCATTCGCTACAATTCCATGCCTGTCCCAGGACCAAATGGAACCATCCTTATGGAGACACACAAAACTGTTGGGTAAGAACTGAACAGATCCAGATGAAGCCCTAAAGAGCTTGATCAGTTAAGCAGCAAAGCGCAGCTATGTGATCAGCAGCAGCCCTCTTCTTGAGTTAGGAGTTCTGTATGACCTTGATCAAAACTGTCCTTAGAGGTTTGGGTTTGTAGGTCATGAGCAGGCCAAAGGAGGAATGAGAGGAAGTATTCTGCAAATATGAATATTTGTTCTGAGTTGTAGGTATTGGCCACTTCAGAAGAAGGGAAGTGAAgaagccatattttaaaatatttaccaaaataataatgaacaaGTTAAGAAATTCAGGTCAAGATATAAAAGAATGGCAGATTGCAGTTGATTCTATAAAATTATACCTAGTCAGCTCTGTCCTCTTTTTGTTTACAATATAAGACTGTATTGATTTCTGTGTTCTGTCTAAGAAAGTATTTGGGTAATTATTGGTTTTTCCCATGGATTGGCAAATGTTTTTTGAGactgttttaataaaaatgtaagtctTAAAACCAAATTGGACCTTAAGAAATCCTATAGACCGACATcctgctttcatttgttttttttttttttttttttgagacggagtctgactgtgtcgcccaggctggagtgcagtggcgcgatctcggctcactgcaagctccgcctcccaggttcatgccattctcccgcctcagcctccgagtagctgggactacaggcgcccgccaccacacccggctaattttttgtatttttagtagagacggggtttcaccatgttagccaagatggtctcgatctcctgacctcgtgatccgcccgcctcggcctcccaaagtgctgggattacaggcttgagccaccgcgcccggcctcatcctGCTTTCAAACAAGCAGTGTTATTTATTTCCATTGTACTGATGAGCTTACTGAGGCCCAGGGGATGAATAGCCAGGTCTCCTTATCCCTAATTAAGTAATTTCTTCTGTACTACCCAACCCacgattctattttttttttttttttttttttttttttttttttcctggagacaaggtctccctctattgcccaggctgaagtgcagtggcacgatcttcactcactgcgacctctgccttccagactcaagtggtcctcccacctcagcctcccaagtagctggaactacaggcatgagccacaacacccagctaattttttttattttttgtagagacaaggttttgccatgttgcccaggctggtctgaaactcctgagctcaagcagtcagcccacctcagcctcccaaagtgctgggattaaaggcattagccaccacccccagcctctgtTTCCGTGTTTGTAAAATGTAAACTTTACAAAGGTGGGAAGCCTAAAAACATTCGGGCAGATGAGCGTGAGAGGGTTTACGCTTCCCTTTCAGGATCTAAGGTGGAGATAAGTCTAGATTACTGCTcgtccttttctccttctccggAAAAGGGTTCCTCCTCACAGCCATATCTGACCAATGTTTATAAGCCTGACAGCCCTGTGCTGTTTCATTTCCATGGACCAATCAAAGAACATTCAAGTACCTGTGAGTTGCCAGAGTGGCTGTCCAGTTCCAGCTGAGCTCATGGCAAAaactcttccctctttctcctgaTCTGCAGAACTCCTAGGAGTCCCTGATTGTTGTGTCCCTGTTTACTCTCCAGGCAGCAGATGCTGAGCTTTCCTCACCTCCTGCAAACAGTGCTGCACATCATCCAGGTGGTCATAAGCTACTTCCTCATGCTTATCTTCATGACCTACAACGGGTACCTCTGCATTGCAGTAGCAGCAGGGGCCGGTACAGGATACTTCCTCTTCAGCTGGAAGAAGGCAGTGGTAGTGGACATCACAGAGCATTGCCACTGATGTCAAACTCTGGCGTGGCCTTATCGATTGCAGTGGGAAGCTGTTCAAGACTTGAAGATGTGATTTCCTGCTCCAATCATCCCTTCTTGCTCCTCTTtgtgcacgtacacacacacacaaacacagacacacacacacacacacacacacacacacacacacacacacacacacacacacacacaccctgctcaACAGAGGTTTAGTTTACAGTCTCTGAGCTAAAGTAGTAACCTcccaaattgttttttctaataaGCTGAGTTTCCCATTTCTTTTAAGGAGAAGCCACCCATGAAATGTCTTTTCCTTCTCCATCATCTTAGAGCCACGTTATATGTTCTTGTCTAATCCATGTAGCTTTTTGTTCAATGACTTGATCATCTGCTTCCTTTTTGAACTTTTAACAGATAGTAAGTAAATTTGGTAGTTTTTTCCCTGGGTCAGCGATGGAAAGGGGTTAACTTCAGCCAGGATTGATGGCAGCTGAGGGAAAGTCTTGCCCAACTAAACCCAGAACTCAAACTTAACATTAGAAAATAAGGTccagggctggacacagtggcccacgcctgtaatcccagcacgttagggggccaaggcaggctggatcacctgaggacaggagttcgagactagcctggccaacatggtgaaaccccgtctctactaaaaatacaaaaatgagctgggcgtggtggcgggcgcctgtaatcccagctactcagaaggctgaggcaggagaatcacttgaacttaggaggtggaggttgcagtgagccaagatggcgccattgcactgcagcctgggcaacaagagtgaaactccatctcaaagaaaaagaaaagaaggtccAATTTTTGGATTCAATGAGTGGGAAATACATTGTGCCTTTGTCCAGATGTGATGCATTATACCAAAATCTTAGTAGTGTGCAGAGGGGTGGTTTCAGACTAAATACAGGCTTAGAGCTTGCAGAGTGTGTATTCTTGGATGGCTGACTCATCAACCTGCATTCCCACTTAACTTTGATTAGCATGAACTTGCCAATCAAAAAATGACAATcagttttagaaaatagaaatagatatttttaaataaaaccattCGCAGTTTACTTTGGCTTGATACCTTGGTTTGTCCCAGCTGAAGTGAAGCAAAAgagtttgaattatttttcccattagtGTTTTCACGTGTCTGCCTCTAAAACAGTGATTTTCAAGCTTTAgcgtgcatcagaatcacctgtagGGCTTGTTAAATCACTAATTGCTGGGCCTCAACCCAAAAGCCCCCAGAGTGGCACTTCTGAGTTCCTGCTCATGTTAcaagggaccacactttgagaatctcTGCTTTAAGCTAAGGAAATATTGCCTGGTGGGCTGGCTGCCTGATACTGGGCATGGAAATTTGAATTGCTGATTGGTAGATGGTGTGTCTGGACTTAACTCATGTAGTAAATACTGCTGATCAATACCTAATCATTCCACATTTATTGTGTGTATACCCAAGCATACATGTGTGAAGGGCTATAGCCAAAGTGTTTTTACTAGCCTGTATGAAGTCACTAGTCCTTATTTTTAAAGGTCTGTGGTTTCTTGGAAGTAATTTGATTGTTGAGAGAGACCTTTGATCTGCAGTGTAAATCTACCAGTCATGGGCCAGAAGGGCAAAAGCCCAGCTTTCTCTTTGGAAAGACTCAGGGTGTGGTTTGCTGATGGCCAGATTTTCCTCAGGCTCCAACAACTGTGCTCATACCAAGCAGATCCTCATCCTCCATATAACCATCTTTGTTATTCGTGGGGGTTTAATTACATTACAAGTGGCCAAAACCCCTGTTCTCAGTGAAGAACCACATTGGATTTTTATTCTGTTCAGTTGTAGTCTACACTGCAGTCTTATTCCCAGTTCAAACTACCTCTTTAAATTGATTTGTCTTGTGCTGGTCTGTTAAATCCTGCCCTTCTTGGTGCTAGATCCAGTTGTGCCTCAGGGCAGAGGAAACAAAACACAGCTATCCTGTTGGCCTGTGTCGTGGTTTTATAGTTTGTACTTTCTCCGTGGGTGCCAGTTAAATATTGGAGAGCAAGGAATGTGTACTTGTATGGCTTTGAACCAAGAGAGGGTTATAAGCCTACTGGATTGAAGTTAAAATCCAAGAACCAACATTTAGAGCTTTGTGCTTTTCTCTCATTCCATCACCTTGTAATGATGATACTTAACATGAGCAGGGTGAATGACAGGTACTGACAAAGTCCAACAAAAAGGTGTAATACAGCCTATTGTCTCAAGCCAAGGAATCTTAAAACCATGATAAATAAATAGGAATCAATAGTTAGTAGTGACACTGGTGCTCTCTAGAAATCTCAGCATGAACTGCTATAGAATACCCTCCCAGCAACAGAACCTTATCAGTAAGGCCAGCTAGAcccaatggctcatgcctgtaatcccaacactttgggaggccaaggtgggaggacggcttgtGTCCCGAAGTTCGAGAcaggcctggacaacatagtgagatcccatctctataaaaaatcaaaaattagccaggcatggtggtgcacacctgtagtcctggctacttgggagactgaggcaggaggattgcttttgccctggaggtcgaggctgcagtgagccatgattgtgccactgtactcagcccgggtgacaaagcaagaccctgtctcagaaaaaaaaaaaaaagaaaattcaaggcCAGTTAAGACAAAATGCTATGACTGAAATTCACAGAAATATCAGTTTAGATTAGGTCTTCAAGTATCCGGGATACAGATACAGGTATTAAAACCTGAATTTCAGAGATTCTTAGACTGGGTGCCAAAGGATGAAGCTAGTGAAGGAGAAAAAGCTTAAATTCCATCTTGAGCTCTTGGATTATGATAATACAATGATCGCATtaacttttcatttctgttgttcatTTGGAATTTAATGCTTGActtctttgttcattttgaatctaaatttctcttttctttcttccccattcACATCTATTAGAAGACTGTATCACCATTTCTTCGGCCCCCTTACTCTGCtgtcctttcccttttctttcagtttttttttatcTCATGTCTAGTGTATTACATCTCCATAGCCCTCCTGATGCAGTAGACAGTGCTATGCTATGGATATAAATATCAACCAGAAATTGGCATTTATAAACCTGTTAGAGACTTTAACCATGCTTCAAGAGGCAGTTGCCGCACTGGAATTTCTATAAGGATGGTACCCTTCCCAGAGTTACAGAATCTTAGTTGCTGTCTCTAGTCTATGATGGAGGAACTCCCAGCATCCCCATTGCCCACAAATGGAATCCTCACTGTATCCACTAGGAAATTAGAAATTAAGGTTTCTTCACTACTTCTATGGTAGGGTTGTCTGAAATTCCCTTTCAGGCTGTGGGTACTGGTCTTCCGTTCTAGTCAGAAGGGGTTCCTTATAAGGAGCACGAGGAGGGGAGTACACTTTCGTATCATTTAATTTTGATCCTGCCGTCTCCAGCTGCTCCTTCAAAAGATACATCAAAAGATACAaactcggccgggcacagtggctcacacactttgggaggccgaggggggcgcggatcacctaaggccaggagtttgagaccagcctggccgacatggtgaaaccccatctctactaaaaatacaaaaattagccgggcttggtggctcatgcctgtaatcccagctactctggaggctgaggcaggagaatcgcttgaacctgggagggacaggttgcagtgagccaagatggtgccattgcactccaacctgggcaacaagagcaaaactctgtctcaaaaaaaaaaaaagatacaaagtcTGCATTTGATATAATGCCTTAATTACTGGGTCTACAATTAATGTTGACTGTTTTAGATTGTAAGCTCCTAGAGAGCAGTATTGCTGTAGTAGGAATGTTTTAACAGTGTCATATGAAAacgaacaaaataaatattttgattttgtgaTTCTATGCAAGTTTTTCTGCCCAGAGTGATAATGCAATGAGCTAGTCTCTTCATAGGCTGCATAGATTCTGGCCATTACCATCAGTTTTTAAGATGTCAGTATTTTAGGTGGTATGAtcctttcaggttttcatctcaCTTTCCTCTTACTCTACTTAAAATGACATGCCTGGTACATGCTAGAAGATCCATGTGACCTTCTGCACAGGAGACAGGGTCTTCATGAAGCCAGAAGTATTTCAGTATACTGAAGATTCCTGAATTTAAAAGCCAACTTTTGTCACATCATAATCCCTTCTGTGTTTCTGCTGTGAGGCAAGAGGCTCTGAGCTGGGCCTGTAGGAAGTTTACCGCCAAACCTTGAGATGCACAGTGACCCTGCCAGTCCCTTTGGTAATGCCAAAATGCTGACGTTACTTGCTTTTCCCACTGGCCGCCAGTGGGTATCTTGCCATCAGCACCATTCGTAGTCTCTTAGTGTAGTATCATGAACATGGACTTAGAGGAGTCAATGGGTTTGGATtctggctccaccacttactagcaGTATGACCTTAGGAAGTTAGTCTAATGATCCC is a window encoding:
- the SLC31A1 gene encoding high affinity copper uptake protein 1; this encodes MDHSHHMGMSYMDSNSTTQPSHHHPATSASHSHGGGDSNMMMMPMTFYFGFKNVELLFSGLVINTAGEMAGAFVAVFLLAMFYEGLKIARESLLRKSQVSIRYNSMPVPGPNGTILMETHKTVGQQMLSFPHLLQTVLHIIQVVISYFLMLIFMTYNGYLCIAVAAGAGTGYFLFSWKKAVVVDITEHCH